In Nicotiana tabacum cultivar K326 chromosome 19, ASM71507v2, whole genome shotgun sequence, one DNA window encodes the following:
- the LOC142173471 gene encoding uncharacterized protein LOC142173471, with protein MVVDDLSEVASTSVNVGVQKNFKIDPSDPLYLHPLDNPSVMLVFVPFNGVGYRSWRRNVLLGLSVENKLEFINGECKRPDSHSPTFRQWERCDDMVTSWILNSLLNDIADSVEYANNAVELWIELEDRYEQTNGARQYQIQKKISDTSQGTLDITSYYTKLKKLWEELSILSKRSKCNYNYTCGAKENFYKAEQDRRLIQFLMGLNETYTVIRGSILMMNLLPTLAQAFFLQIQDEKQREIKPNT; from the coding sequence ATGGTTGTGGACGATTTGAGCGAGGTAGCTAGTACATCAGTGAATGTCGGAgttcaaaaaaatttcaaaatcgatccaAGCGATCCTTTGTATTTGCACCCGTTGGATAATCCCAGTGTTATGCTTGTGTTTGTTCCTTTCAACGGAGTTGGATATCGATCATGGAGGCGCAATGTATTGCTAGGATTGTCGGTTGAAAATAAACTAGAGTTTATAAATGGTGAATGCAAGCGTCCAGACTCTCACTCACCCACATTCCGTCAGTGGGAGCGATGTGATGATATGGTGACTTCTTGGATCCTCAATTCTCTTTTGAATGACATTGCGGATAGTGTTGAATATGCGAATAATGCTGTGGAGTTATGGATTGAGCTAGAAGATCGATATGAGCAAACAAATGGAGCTAGACAGTATcaaatccaaaagaaaataagtgaTACATCTCAGGGAACCCTTGATATCACCAGCTACTACACTAAACTGAAAAAGCTTTGGGAAGAATTAAGCATTTTGAGTAAAAGGTCCAAGTGCAACTATAATTATACTTGTGGTGCCAAGGAAAACTTCTACAAAGCTGAACAGGATAGGCGGTTAATACAATTCCTCATGGGTTTGAACGAAACATACACTGTAATTCGAGGAAGCATCCTCATGATGAATCTATTACCAACACTGGCTCAAGCATTTTTCTTGCAGATACAAGATGAGAAACAGAGGGAAATCAAACCAAACACTTAA